From Nitrosopumilus zosterae, the proteins below share one genomic window:
- a CDS encoding IS6 family transposase, whose translation MTTQTNPRQEKGKVIAEQGNQIRRIDESTYSVRSQTRHVNYTVTKTNSGFVCNCPDHIFRKLCCKHIHSVEISIKLREQVREQNKVTIEPINIQICQFCNSDNLKKSGIRHNKSGDIQRFACKDCKKTFSINLGFEKMKSSPEIITQSLQLYFTGESLRNVQKFLKLQGVNVSHKTIYGWVVKYTKLMKSYLDKITPSVGDTWRADEVYVKIRGELKYVFSLMDDQTKFWIAQEVSHRKQGHNARGLLQQAKQVTKITPKVFITDGLASYSEAYKREFWARERSQRTTHIRHIHITGDKNNNTMERLNGEFRDREKVTRGLKKMDSPLIDGYQLYHNYVRPHMSLEGKTPSEMCGIEVKGNDKWKTLIQNASKK comes from the coding sequence ATGACAACACAAACAAATCCAAGACAAGAAAAGGGCAAAGTGATTGCTGAACAAGGAAATCAAATCAGAAGAATTGATGAATCAACCTATTCTGTTCGTTCCCAAACAAGACACGTAAACTATACGGTAACCAAGACAAATTCAGGCTTTGTTTGTAACTGCCCTGATCACATTTTTAGAAAACTTTGCTGTAAACATATTCACTCTGTTGAAATCTCAATCAAACTACGAGAACAGGTAAGAGAACAAAACAAAGTAACCATAGAACCAATCAACATTCAAATCTGTCAGTTCTGCAATAGTGACAACCTAAAGAAATCAGGAATCAGACACAACAAGTCTGGCGATATTCAGAGATTTGCCTGCAAGGATTGTAAAAAGACATTCTCAATTAACTTAGGCTTTGAGAAGATGAAATCGAGCCCTGAAATCATAACCCAATCATTACAACTCTATTTCACAGGCGAATCATTAAGAAACGTTCAGAAATTCCTAAAACTTCAAGGAGTAAATGTATCTCATAAGACTATCTATGGTTGGGTTGTAAAATACACCAAACTAATGAAATCATACTTGGATAAAATCACTCCAAGTGTAGGGGATACATGGCGTGCTGATGAAGTCTATGTGAAAATTCGTGGAGAGTTGAAATATGTATTTTCACTAATGGATGACCAAACTAAATTCTGGATTGCACAAGAAGTCTCACATAGAAAACAAGGTCATAATGCAAGAGGTTTGTTACAACAGGCAAAACAGGTTACCAAAATTACTCCCAAAGTCTTCATCACTGACGGTCTGGCTTCATATTCAGAAGCATACAAGAGGGAATTTTGGGCAAGGGAGAGAAGTCAAAGAACAACCCACATTCGTCATATCCACATTACAGGAGATAAAAACAATAACACTATGGAGAGACTGAATGGTGAATTTAGAGATAGGGAAAAAGTAACCAGAGGTTTGAAGAAAATGGATTCTCCATTAATTGACGGTTACCAACTATACCATAATTACGTAAGACCTCACATGAGTCTTGAGGGTAAAACACCATCAGAAATGTGTGGTATTGAAGTTAAGGGAAATGACAAATGGAAAACACTAATTCAAAATGCAAGTAAAAAATGA
- a CDS encoding glycosyltransferase, with translation MQSTEISIIVPTYNESKNICGILEHIQKSIPKNLKAETIVVDDNSPDKTAKIAEDYFYSIKEKTDHTINVIKRKAKNGLSSAILNGIQHAAGNTIVVMDSDFSHPPHIIPKMIETLRQTRCDIVIASRYIKGGSIQGWPFKRKLMSKIATGIAKRGLGIQPHDPMSGFFMFKKNIIKGLKFDAIGYKMLLEILVKTKGAKIQEVPYTFTDRQEGASKLGASTVLDYCKSVWKLYKYGRSIKERRISVRFLSKAARFFTVGASGLGVNYLASMLFSLSADMWYIHATMMGIAFSITSNFVLNKYWTFEDKDFSAKRTITQYGKFAGFSSIGALVQLGMVYYLVDEGGISYPISLVLAVAVAAFSNFILNKKWTFKEKVWS, from the coding sequence TTGCAGTCTACAGAAATATCAATAATTGTACCTACATATAATGAATCAAAGAATATTTGCGGAATTTTAGAGCACATTCAAAAATCAATTCCCAAAAATCTCAAGGCTGAAACAATAGTAGTAGATGACAACTCACCAGACAAAACAGCAAAGATTGCAGAAGACTATTTTTATTCAATAAAAGAGAAGACTGACCACACAATCAACGTGATTAAGAGAAAAGCCAAAAACGGGTTGAGTTCAGCAATATTAAATGGAATTCAGCATGCAGCTGGAAATACCATCGTAGTTATGGACAGCGACTTTTCTCATCCACCACACATAATTCCAAAGATGATTGAAACCCTAAGACAGACCAGATGTGACATTGTAATTGCTTCAAGATACATCAAAGGAGGCTCCATTCAAGGATGGCCATTTAAGAGAAAATTGATGAGCAAGATTGCAACTGGCATTGCAAAAAGAGGACTAGGCATACAACCACATGACCCAATGTCCGGATTTTTTATGTTTAAGAAAAATATCATCAAAGGGTTGAAATTCGATGCAATAGGATACAAGATGCTGCTTGAAATTCTTGTGAAAACAAAGGGTGCCAAAATTCAGGAGGTTCCATATACTTTTACTGACAGACAAGAGGGCGCAAGCAAACTTGGAGCATCAACTGTTCTTGACTACTGCAAGTCCGTCTGGAAACTATACAAGTATGGAAGAAGCATAAAAGAGAGACGCATATCAGTGAGATTCCTTTCAAAGGCTGCAAGGTTTTTCACAGTTGGTGCATCAGGACTTGGAGTAAACTATCTTGCATCAATGCTGTTTTCATTAAGCGCAGATATGTGGTATATTCATGCAACAATGATGGGAATAGCGTTTTCAATAACCAGTAATTTTGTTCTCAACAAGTATTGGACATTTGAGGATAAGGATTTTTCCGCAAAAAGAACCATTACCCAATATGGAAAGTTTGCAGGATTCAGCTCCATTGGAGCACTGGTTCAGCTTGGAATGGTGTATTATCTGGTAGATGAAGGCGGTATATCATATCCAATTTCACTGGTATTGGCAGTAGCTGTTGCAGCATTTAGCAATTTTATACTAAACAAAAAGTGGACGTTCAAAGAAAAAGTCTGGAGCTAG
- a CDS encoding ArnT family glycosyltransferase — translation MNRKYVILIPLILATFIHLINPVGFPDIFFDEGIYMRRAMNMIETGNPQEGYLYDHPYFGQIVLAGILQIANYPPDTSTDPASLQNLYLVPRIFMGIIAVVSTLLVYQIAKEKFGRNAALLSSLLFAVMPYTWIFGRILLDSILLPFLLASILFAIRFKHGGNVWFVPISGIMLGLAIFTKVPVFVFIPLVIWLVYQKRKKFSDMLIWIVPVLLIPLLWPANSIFLDQFDLWVRDVLWQSQRSNSVFEIIGSFLIIDPVLFVIGIAGIIYAAVTKNKFVLFWFVPFVSFLSLIGFKQYFHWIPIIPIMCIAASVWLLEIPKKIKYLQSKIHYVIIGAILIFGFSSTILIITNDLSYNQFEALSYVIENHDGQSTILASPVYTWILYDVFDMDDIPRDYAMILFEPVKTRGITVVADSHFMLDRNRGTELVKAYNDTHSVQYFQGKAKDFDTRIYPYTNMRVNHEAFSIDIRAGDWNIAGNQKNQP, via the coding sequence ATGAACAGAAAATATGTTATTCTAATCCCTCTGATTCTTGCAACTTTTATCCATCTCATAAATCCGGTTGGATTCCCTGACATCTTTTTTGACGAGGGAATCTACATGCGAAGAGCAATGAACATGATAGAAACTGGAAACCCGCAGGAGGGTTATCTTTATGATCATCCGTATTTTGGCCAGATAGTACTAGCAGGAATACTACAAATTGCAAACTACCCACCAGACACATCTACTGATCCTGCATCACTTCAAAATCTCTATCTCGTTCCAAGAATATTCATGGGAATAATTGCAGTTGTAAGTACTTTACTTGTTTATCAAATAGCTAAAGAAAAGTTTGGCAGGAATGCAGCATTACTGTCATCCTTACTGTTCGCAGTGATGCCATACACATGGATATTTGGCAGAATATTACTTGATTCGATTTTATTGCCGTTTTTGCTTGCATCAATTCTATTTGCCATACGGTTTAAGCATGGGGGAAATGTTTGGTTTGTCCCAATATCAGGAATCATGCTAGGACTAGCAATATTTACAAAAGTTCCAGTATTTGTTTTCATTCCTCTAGTAATTTGGTTGGTTTACCAAAAGAGAAAAAAGTTTTCAGATATGCTAATTTGGATAGTTCCCGTATTACTGATTCCGTTATTGTGGCCTGCAAACAGCATATTTTTGGATCAATTTGATTTGTGGGTAAGAGATGTGTTATGGCAAAGCCAGAGAAGCAACAGCGTTTTTGAAATTATTGGATCTTTTCTCATAATTGATCCGGTATTGTTTGTAATAGGAATAGCAGGAATCATCTACGCTGCAGTTACAAAAAATAAGTTTGTGTTGTTTTGGTTTGTTCCGTTTGTTTCATTTTTGTCACTAATAGGATTCAAGCAGTATTTCCATTGGATTCCAATAATTCCAATCATGTGCATTGCTGCAAGCGTTTGGTTATTAGAGATTCCCAAGAAAATAAAATACCTGCAATCAAAAATACACTACGTCATTATTGGAGCAATTCTGATATTTGGATTTTCAAGCACAATTCTAATCATAACAAATGATTTGTCGTACAACCAATTTGAAGCCCTGTCATATGTTATCGAAAACCACGATGGGCAAAGTACGATATTGGCAAGTCCAGTGTACACTTGGATTCTTTATGATGTTTTTGATATGGATGATATCCCAAGAGACTATGCAATGATTCTATTCGAACCAGTCAAAACCAGGGGAATCACGGTAGTTGCAGACTCACATTTTATGCTGGATCGAAATAGAGGCACAGAACTGGTAAAGGCATACAACGACACACATTCAGTGCAGTATTTTCAGGGCAAAGCAAAGGACTTTGATACCAGAATATATCCATATACCAACATGAGAGTAAATCACGAGGCATTCTCAATTGATATCAGAGCAGGTGACTGGAACATAGCCGGAAATCAAAAAAATCAACCTTAA
- the rpl12p gene encoding 50S ribosomal protein P1, with protein MEYVYAALLLHKLDKEVNEANLTSVVKASGAEVNDAQVKALVAALADVNIDEAVKAAPVAVAAAAPAEAAGEAKKEEAPKDEGKTEEAAMEGLSSLFG; from the coding sequence ATGGAATATGTTTACGCTGCTTTACTTCTTCACAAACTAGACAAAGAAGTTAACGAAGCAAACCTCACATCAGTTGTTAAAGCATCTGGAGCAGAGGTAAATGATGCTCAAGTTAAAGCACTAGTAGCAGCCCTAGCCGATGTTAACATCGATGAGGCAGTCAAAGCCGCACCTGTAGCAGTTGCAGCAGCCGCCCCAGCAGAGGCAGCCGGTGAAGCAAAGAAAGAAGAAGCACCTAAAGATGAAGGTAAAACCGAAGAAGCAGCCATGGAAGGATTATCCTCACTATTTGGCTAA
- a CDS encoding trimeric intracellular cation channel family protein produces MVDFSFPIDGFISILDYLGTIAFAVTGASKAISHKADVFGIIVLATVVGVGGGVTRDVIFGRFPTAFSDPIYVSITVITGASMFFVFAKMKKQMNVWLVFDAVGLGVFSILGASIAYHVVGLNFLPMLFGGMITAIGGGILRDVFVREIPIVFVKEVYAVASIIGIVIFYVALSSGMEIQIASIIGIVSATGIRLLAMKYHWNLPKVRET; encoded by the coding sequence TTGGTAGATTTCTCTTTTCCCATAGATGGCTTTATCAGTATTTTAGACTATCTAGGCACAATTGCATTTGCGGTAACAGGAGCCTCCAAAGCAATCTCTCATAAAGCTGACGTCTTTGGAATCATAGTTTTGGCAACAGTAGTTGGTGTTGGTGGTGGAGTGACACGTGATGTAATATTTGGACGATTCCCAACTGCTTTTTCAGATCCGATCTATGTCTCTATTACTGTCATCACAGGTGCTTCCATGTTCTTTGTTTTTGCCAAAATGAAAAAACAGATGAATGTATGGCTAGTTTTCGATGCAGTGGGATTGGGTGTGTTTTCTATACTTGGGGCATCAATTGCATATCATGTAGTTGGATTGAATTTCCTTCCAATGCTCTTTGGTGGAATGATCACTGCAATTGGTGGTGGAATACTAAGGGACGTCTTTGTAAGAGAGATTCCAATTGTGTTTGTAAAAGAAGTGTATGCAGTAGCATCAATTATTGGAATTGTAATCTTTTATGTTGCTTTATCTTCTGGTATGGAAATCCAAATCGCATCAATTATTGGAATCGTTTCTGCTACTGGAATTCGATTACTTGCAATGAAGTATCACTGGAATTTGCCCAAAGTTAGAGAAACTTGA
- a CDS encoding OsmC family protein produces the protein MTKINNVDLDKVANTITMGKEDKKTLRKPVKMQGEWNLDSNSEFQFKTELPFEKGSQVIEIDSPSFLGGDGNRLGPMAYCIAGITSCFVGTFVGIAANQGIKLTKLKVNTECNINFAKTFDLSEEPITEGINFKIDAQSENADNQKLQEILNMAEERCPAMYSMTHKINIDAKIV, from the coding sequence TTGACAAAAATTAACAATGTAGATCTTGACAAAGTTGCAAATACCATAACAATGGGAAAAGAAGACAAAAAAACGCTAAGAAAACCAGTCAAGATGCAAGGTGAGTGGAATTTAGACTCCAATTCAGAATTTCAATTCAAAACAGAACTGCCTTTTGAAAAGGGAAGTCAAGTAATTGAGATTGATTCGCCATCATTTTTGGGTGGAGATGGTAACAGACTAGGCCCAATGGCGTATTGTATTGCAGGAATAACATCTTGTTTTGTAGGCACATTTGTAGGAATTGCAGCCAATCAAGGCATAAAATTAACAAAACTAAAAGTAAATACAGAATGCAACATCAATTTTGCAAAGACCTTTGATTTATCAGAAGAACCAATCACCGAAGGAATTAATTTTAAAATAGATGCTCAAAGTGAAAATGCAGATAATCAAAAACTACAAGAAATACTGAATATGGCAGAAGAACGTTGTCCTGCCATGTACAGCATGACTCATAAAATTAACATTGATGCAAAAATTGTGTAA
- a CDS encoding 50S ribosomal protein L10, producing the protein MHENRTSYPKRKTQMYQQLQELPKKYKVIAVIKLHKVRSTQILPLRKILKDDVQFVAIKDKVAQKALDSLDIPGIKEIAKDLEGQCMFLFTNMSPFKLNVLLAKNKVMMAARGGDIASIDIVVPAKNTGIAPGPMLTEFKEAGIPTKIDQGTIWIAKDSTPVLKGETINEKLASILGKLDIKPVEAGISLYTALEEGLKYAEEEMIIDVEKVRAQFSQAHQEAVSLSIEAAYITADNISQILTKAAQYARSLSIESGFMTDETKEQILQKANAQARAVAGQAKDYTPA; encoded by the coding sequence ATGCATGAAAATAGAACTTCTTATCCTAAAAGAAAAACTCAGATGTATCAGCAATTACAAGAATTGCCAAAAAAATACAAAGTGATAGCAGTCATTAAATTACACAAGGTTCGCTCTACACAGATTTTACCATTAAGAAAAATCCTCAAAGACGATGTACAATTTGTAGCAATCAAAGACAAGGTTGCACAAAAGGCATTGGATTCACTTGACATTCCCGGAATCAAAGAAATCGCAAAGGATCTAGAAGGACAATGCATGTTCTTGTTTACAAACATGTCACCATTCAAACTCAACGTACTTTTGGCAAAAAATAAAGTAATGATGGCAGCAAGAGGAGGAGACATTGCAAGTATCGACATAGTCGTACCAGCAAAGAATACAGGAATTGCACCAGGACCAATGCTCACAGAATTCAAAGAAGCAGGAATCCCAACAAAGATTGATCAGGGAACAATTTGGATTGCAAAAGACAGCACACCAGTATTGAAGGGAGAGACGATCAACGAAAAATTAGCATCAATTTTAGGTAAATTAGATATCAAGCCAGTAGAAGCAGGAATTTCACTTTACACGGCATTAGAGGAGGGTCTCAAGTATGCAGAAGAAGAAATGATTATAGATGTTGAAAAGGTCAGAGCACAATTCTCACAAGCTCACCAAGAAGCAGTATCACTGTCAATTGAGGCAGCATACATCACAGCTGATAACATTTCACAGATTCTCACAAAGGCGGCACAATATGCTCGTTCATTATCCATAGAATCAGGATTTATGACAGATGAGACAAAGGAACAAATCTTGCAAAAAGCAAATGCGCAGGCAAGAGCAGTAGCAGGCCAAGCAAAAGACTACACACCAGCATAA
- the alaS gene encoding alanine--tRNA ligase yields the protein MDKKEILKEFSSDPDRYYNVKLFAEQGFVRKSCTKCGRFFWTLDSGRDLCPDDADDTYSFIGEPPTSKRFDYTQAWKQVEEFFVKNNHTSVSRYPVVCRWRDDLFFTIASVVDFQRVMGSKVVFEFPANPLVVPQTCLRFKDLENVGVTGRHFSSFCMIGQHSIPEGKGYWKDECIDLDYRLLTDQFGIKKEEVVFVEDVWAGGGSFGPSLEYFVRGLELGNAVFTEFQGELGQHTTLDQRVIDMGAGLERFAWITMGTPTAYDCCFGPINQKLFNTIGVDSDSEILRKYFTEIAKALDDYEDLNDVRRHAIKKAGLTEDQLNRMITPLEGTYLIADHLRTLIFAITDGALPSNVGGGYNLRMMLRRINATISKLNLKLDIDDLIDTHIDYLKDTYPELDEKREDVKKILKIEAGRYEESKVHMKKKADKIRERGTPSVDELITLYESDGITPEYLKEVDAIAEIPSSFYSKLSDLHQSEKKKAITELPLEGIPETDTLFYKDDPMEFEAKIIKVFDDQVVLDRTSFYARGGGQEPDHGTIAGFKVINVDKHANIIVHQLEGGTPKEGDTVKCKVDESRRANITKNHTSTHIINASSRGVLGSWIWQHSAFKDDDHARLDITHHSSLTDEQVQQIEDAANKMVKQNLSVNIDYFDRGTAEQTYGFRIYQGGVVPVKSVRIVSIEDQDVEACGGTHVKKTGDIELIKITKTKRIQDGVVRLEFVSGPHAFEYVKQQESEAKQKQLEDAQKQELEKRREENKQKAREQIPIILEKILAGESGDINGITVKNKLCFTASENYDEYFHLNFGKKLVAKDATTAFCGIFESGPTVRILVYAGEQSGVNAGMIAKEIASILGGSGGGDSKFAQGGGKDTSKTEQAIAKAKSMILG from the coding sequence TTGGACAAAAAAGAGATTCTGAAAGAATTTTCGTCAGATCCTGACAGATATTACAATGTCAAGTTATTTGCAGAACAAGGTTTTGTAAGAAAATCATGCACAAAATGTGGCAGATTCTTTTGGACATTAGATTCTGGACGAGATTTGTGTCCAGATGATGCAGATGACACTTATTCGTTTATCGGCGAGCCTCCAACTTCAAAAAGATTTGATTACACTCAAGCTTGGAAGCAAGTGGAAGAGTTTTTTGTAAAAAACAACCACACCTCAGTAAGTAGATACCCTGTAGTGTGCAGATGGCGCGATGATCTATTCTTCACTATTGCATCAGTGGTAGATTTCCAGCGAGTAATGGGCTCTAAAGTAGTATTTGAATTTCCTGCAAACCCTCTAGTGGTCCCACAGACTTGTTTGAGATTCAAAGATTTAGAAAATGTCGGAGTAACCGGCAGACACTTTTCTAGTTTTTGCATGATTGGACAGCACAGTATTCCAGAGGGAAAAGGATACTGGAAGGATGAATGTATTGACTTGGATTACAGATTACTAACTGATCAGTTTGGAATTAAAAAAGAAGAAGTTGTGTTTGTTGAAGACGTATGGGCTGGTGGCGGCTCGTTTGGTCCATCATTAGAATATTTTGTAAGAGGATTAGAACTAGGCAATGCAGTATTTACAGAATTCCAGGGGGAACTAGGACAGCACACCACACTAGACCAGAGAGTAATTGACATGGGGGCGGGACTTGAGAGATTTGCATGGATTACCATGGGCACTCCAACTGCATATGACTGCTGCTTTGGCCCAATTAATCAGAAATTATTCAACACAATTGGAGTTGACTCAGATTCCGAAATTTTACGAAAATACTTTACAGAAATTGCAAAAGCGCTAGATGATTACGAAGATCTTAATGATGTTAGACGTCATGCAATAAAAAAAGCTGGACTAACAGAGGATCAACTAAACAGAATGATAACACCGCTAGAAGGAACATATCTAATTGCAGATCATCTTAGAACTTTGATATTTGCAATTACTGATGGTGCTCTTCCAAGCAATGTTGGTGGTGGATACAATCTTAGAATGATGTTGCGAAGAATTAATGCGACAATTAGCAAGCTGAACCTTAAACTAGACATCGATGATTTGATTGACACTCATATTGATTATCTCAAAGATACCTATCCCGAGCTTGATGAGAAAAGGGAAGACGTCAAAAAGATTCTAAAAATTGAAGCAGGACGTTATGAAGAATCCAAAGTCCACATGAAGAAAAAGGCCGATAAAATTCGTGAAAGAGGAACTCCAAGTGTGGACGAGTTGATTACTTTATACGAATCAGATGGAATCACGCCTGAATATCTCAAGGAAGTGGATGCAATTGCAGAAATTCCATCATCATTTTATTCCAAGTTATCTGATTTGCATCAGTCTGAAAAGAAAAAAGCAATTACAGAATTACCATTAGAAGGAATACCTGAAACAGATACACTATTCTACAAAGATGACCCGATGGAGTTTGAAGCTAAGATCATCAAAGTATTTGATGACCAGGTTGTGTTAGATAGAACTTCGTTTTATGCAAGGGGTGGAGGACAAGAACCAGACCACGGCACCATTGCAGGATTCAAAGTGATTAACGTAGACAAACATGCAAACATTATCGTTCACCAACTAGAAGGCGGCACTCCAAAAGAAGGAGATACTGTAAAGTGCAAAGTTGATGAATCAAGACGTGCAAACATTACAAAAAACCACACCAGTACTCACATCATTAATGCATCCTCACGCGGTGTGTTGGGCTCTTGGATTTGGCAACACTCTGCATTCAAAGACGATGATCATGCCAGACTAGACATCACACATCACTCTTCATTGACTGATGAACAAGTACAACAAATAGAAGATGCAGCTAACAAAATGGTAAAACAAAACCTTTCAGTAAACATTGATTATTTTGATAGAGGAACTGCAGAGCAGACGTACGGATTTAGAATTTACCAGGGAGGCGTGGTTCCAGTAAAGTCAGTAAGAATTGTATCAATAGAAGATCAAGATGTAGAAGCTTGCGGTGGAACTCATGTTAAAAAAACAGGAGATATTGAGTTAATCAAAATCACAAAGACTAAAAGAATTCAAGACGGAGTGGTTCGTCTGGAATTTGTTTCAGGCCCTCATGCGTTTGAATATGTGAAACAACAGGAGAGCGAAGCAAAACAAAAACAGCTGGAAGATGCACAAAAACAAGAACTAGAAAAGAGAAGAGAGGAAAATAAACAAAAAGCAAGAGAGCAAATTCCCATCATATTAGAAAAAATTCTAGCCGGGGAATCAGGTGACATTAATGGTATCACAGTCAAAAACAAACTTTGCTTTACAGCAAGCGAAAACTATGATGAATATTTTCATCTAAACTTTGGCAAAAAGCTAGTGGCCAAAGATGCAACTACAGCATTTTGTGGAATTTTCGAATCAGGCCCTACAGTTCGCATTTTAGTGTATGCAGGAGAACAATCAGGTGTAAATGCAGGCATGATTGCAAAGGAGATAGCCTCAATTTTAGGTGGATCTGGTGGCGGAGATTCCAAATTTGCCCAAGGCGGTGGAAAAGACACATCTAAAACGGAGCAGGCAATAGCCAAAGCAAAATCAATGATTTTAGGATGA
- a CDS encoding phosphomannose isomerase type II C-terminal cupin domain, with protein sequence MRHKISKVVKVNKPWGFFEKLTDNETTTVKIITILAGNRTSLQFHEYRSEKWYVLDGQGYAVLDERQKIRAGDTIHIPTKAIHRLEAITDMKILEISFGLFQESDIKRLEDDYVR encoded by the coding sequence ATGCGACACAAAATATCCAAGGTAGTGAAAGTAAACAAACCTTGGGGATTCTTTGAGAAATTGACTGACAATGAGACAACTACTGTAAAGATAATCACAATACTTGCAGGAAACAGGACCAGCTTACAGTTCCATGAGTACAGATCTGAAAAATGGTATGTTCTAGATGGTCAAGGATATGCAGTACTTGATGAGAGGCAGAAAATACGTGCAGGCGATACAATACATATCCCAACAAAGGCAATTCACAGACTAGAGGCGATAACTGACATGAAAATTTTGGAGATATCTTTTGGACTGTTCCAAGAATCCGATATCAAAAGACTAGAAGATGATTATGTGAGATAA
- a CDS encoding sensor histidine kinase — MHELGDYTKEQLVAGLEEDADEFGVLVHQMLFNEKENILHCICTAPDVAAIEKHHEKFNVKCKKIIPINQIKTDKVIKEEKLKTIGELSSRLSHDIRNPLTILQTSLDVLRSNNPETYEKNISRFNTMYDAIKRIDHQISDVLGFLGTRKLNFTETDLDDILNSSIEGMKIPTQIVVEMPQNKISLNCDFESMRTVFSNIILNAIQAMNDTGKIIIKALKKEDSISISFENSGPAIPEKIISKIFDTLFTTKQEGTGLGLVSCKNIVEQHGGKIEIKNNPTTFTVILPQKIK; from the coding sequence ATGCATGAATTGGGAGACTATACCAAAGAACAGTTAGTTGCAGGACTTGAAGAGGATGCAGACGAGTTCGGAGTTTTGGTTCACCAGATGCTTTTTAATGAAAAAGAGAATATCTTACATTGTATTTGTACAGCACCAGATGTAGCGGCCATAGAAAAACATCATGAAAAATTTAATGTGAAATGCAAAAAAATTATTCCAATTAACCAGATAAAAACAGACAAAGTTATCAAAGAAGAGAAATTAAAAACTATTGGAGAACTTTCATCCAGATTGTCACATGACATAAGAAATCCTTTAACTATACTTCAAACATCTTTGGACGTTTTAAGATCAAATAATCCAGAGACATATGAAAAAAATATTTCAAGATTCAATACAATGTATGATGCAATAAAACGAATAGATCATCAGATATCAGACGTGTTAGGATTTCTTGGTACAAGAAAACTGAATTTTACTGAAACAGATCTAGATGATATTTTAAATTCAAGTATAGAAGGAATGAAAATTCCAACTCAAATAGTTGTGGAGATGCCTCAAAACAAAATTTCGCTTAATTGTGATTTTGAATCTATGAGAACAGTTTTTTCAAATATCATTCTTAATGCAATTCAGGCAATGAATGATACTGGGAAAATTATCATAAAAGCACTCAAAAAAGAGGATTCCATTTCAATATCTTTTGAGAATTCAGGACCGGCAATTCCAGAGAAAATCATCTCAAAAATATTTGATACTTTGTTCACTACAAAGCAAGAAGGTACAGGTCTTGGTCTGGTAAGTTGTAAAAATATTGTGGAACAGCATGGAGGCAAAATTGAAATTAAAAACAACCCCACTACATTCACTGTTATTTTACCTCAAAAAATAAAATAA
- a CDS encoding Fur family transcriptional regulator: MQHLEEIVSSLRDEGFRITPQRIAIVDYLLKTEDHPSAELIHKVVRKRYPMVSLSTVDKTLDLLREKKLVNEIEVEGGARFDAHIDEHINLVCMKCGKIDDVDEDSLKEIQAKAAKKSKYLILKSNFELYGYCHNCKSKMK; encoded by the coding sequence ATGCAACATCTAGAGGAAATAGTCTCATCATTGAGGGATGAAGGGTTTAGGATTACGCCTCAGAGAATAGCGATAGTGGATTATCTGCTTAAAACTGAAGATCATCCCAGCGCTGAATTGATTCACAAGGTTGTTAGAAAGAGATACCCCATGGTAAGCCTGTCTACAGTCGACAAAACACTAGATCTGCTCCGCGAAAAAAAACTTGTAAACGAAATTGAGGTAGAAGGAGGAGCACGGTTTGATGCTCATATTGATGAACATATCAATCTGGTCTGCATGAAATGCGGTAAAATTGATGATGTTGATGAAGACTCTCTAAAAGAGATTCAAGCAAAGGCCGCAAAAAAATCAAAATATCTAATTTTGAAGAGTAATTTTGAATTATATGGTTATTGTCATAATTGTAAATCTAAAATGAAATAG